The nucleotide window CGCGTTAGACTTGAGCTCCCCCACAGTGTTTCCACGGAGAGTCCTAGAGTTCACGTACCACGAGTCGAAGACTATAGCCTTCACGTTGAAGCCTGCGAGGGAGGGTAACAACTCTAGGGAGACGTCAACCTTTATCTTGGACTCCACCTCCTCACCCCTCTCTCTTCCTCCACCTTTCTAGGTACGTAAGGGGTGGTGTTGACTACAACTCGTTGTTGGTCAAGTCCTTGACCCCTATTACAAGGGGCTGGATCGAGGCCTGGACTCCTTGTGTGCCCTGCAGTAGAAGGCTCGTGTCCCGTTCCTTGAGACCGGCATAGCTCTAGCGTAGGGCTTGTGGCCGTGGGTGTCGTCGACTATGAGGAGGACAGGGTGGTCCCCTACCAAGTGCTTCACTACCTCGGTCAAGCTTGTACTAGCTGTCTAACCCCTTCAGCACGGTCTCGTAGTCCATCCCCGTCTCTTGGGCTATCTCTATGGCGTTTCCTCCCGTGATTGCTCCCAACACTAGCCTCCTTGCGACGTCCTTTCTCACCCCAGTGAAAGACTGGGCTACCTCGTTGACTGCCTCCTCAAGTGCTTTGTAGTACTGCTCCCTTGCCTTCTCCTTGATCATACCAAAATTAATCGCCATAATTGTTAAAATGTTTTCACGGTTCGCTAACCTTGTCAGGATTTTCCGATAAAAGCTATATAATATTTTCGAAATTACCTTTGTAAAGCGGTCTTGGAGGGTCTTATACCCGGTCAGTAAATAAAGGGTAACAGTGCTGTTAATGTAAGGCCAGAAACTTTGTTAAACGAGAAAATTGACGTTGCCCTTTGGTACCTGACAAAGTATACTTAACCTAATTTACTTAACTCATTGACTTCTATCCCCGTATACATTTTTACCAACTCCTTTTTACCCAGTATGTCCTTATCAAAAGTCAAAAAGTACGGGGCCCCGATCAGTGTAGCAGATGATATCTGTAATATGTCTAACGTCTTTAACTGCAGCCTTAAAGAAAGTTCCTCACTTTTTCTCAACAGCCTGTTCCAGTCAACTTCAGTTACCCTCACGTCGGAAAACTTTAACGAGTAAAGGGCTGCAGCTTTAGCCTTAATTTCATCCTTAAGTTTCCTAGAGTAAAAAGAGTTAAGCTCTAAAACCGTTACCTCGCCGGTGACCAAATTCCTGATATCCCTTATCCTTATCGCTTTTTCATAATTAGGGTCTTCCTCCACTAGGGATAAAATAACGTTAGTATCTACATAATGTGGGTCACTCATACCTTTCTTCCCTCAAGTCGGAAGTGTCCAACTTTTTATATGGAAAACCGTTCTTAAACCATTCGTCTACCAACTTCATGACCTCTTCCTGTTCACGTATTTTTTTCTCTATTTCAACTCTTCCATATTCTATTAATAGGTTCACGGCCTCGTTTTTCGACTTGGCGATCCCGAGCTCGATCATCTTTTCAATCAGTTTGGCAATTCCTTCATTCACCTTTATAGTAATGACGACGTTTACCATAATATTATATGGGTATACCATTATAATAAGCTTTTTTCCATCAGGGACTGATGGTAGTCCCTATTACAGTTTAGAGGAAATTTCGGGTATATTGGTATGTGTTGTCCAGCTGATTTCCTCACCACCTCGTAGAGGTGAGGGTTCCTCTATGAAGCGGTTCATTGTTCCCGCCATCGGTTCGGGTTGACATCCCTCATCTGGCGTGCAGTCGGGAGGCTCAGAGGCCCCACCTGAACGGTAGACCCAAAATCGTTTTACAAAAATAATTTCTATTTGGTAATGTTTTGGTTGTGAAGTTTAAATTAAATTTCTTGTAATTCTAAGAGTTTAATAAACTATAAAAAAGTGGGGGAATTTAGAGGGTCGCTCACATGAGAGCGTCCAATGTGTAATAAATATGAATAACTAAATAAAGTAAAAAGTTATAAAACACGTTCACTTAAAATTAAATCCACTTAATTACGAAAGGGTCTTTCACAGCTTTTTTGAGAATTCACTTTATTTCCTCATTTTGTATTGTAGATTGACAATTGGAGGAACCACAGAGTTCGTATCACGGACTTAATGGAGATAACATATAACCAGTTATTCCTTCATACAATTATTCTGACCCTATGAGAATATTATAATTCGCAAAAAGAAACCTGACCCACCCGACGCTCGACTACGACTTAAAGTACTTTAAGTCCGGATTTAAGAATCGTGAGCTCTCTTTCGTCCCAAGGGAAAATTTTTACTACCGTCCTACGTATAATAGACAATTATGTCTACAGTTATTAGTGTGAGAATAAAAAAGGAGATAAAAGAGGAATTAGAAAAGCACGGAATCGATATTGACCAAGAGGTTAGGAAATTCTTAGAGGAATTGTACTTAAAAGTTAAGGCTAAGGAATACGTTAACTCGTGGATTGAGTTGCTTAAAGGTGTAAAACCCAGCGAAGAAGGGTTCTCTGAGAGGTCGGTGAGGGAGGACCGTGAAAGCCATTGATTCGTCGACACTAGTTAAGTTTTTCTCTAAAGAGAAAGGGTGGGAAAAAGTAGCTGAAATAATCCCTGAAGGTGTAGTAACGTTAGACCTAAGCTATTAAAGAAATTGCTAACGCACTATGAAAAAAGTGATAAGGGGAGAAATGGGTGAGAGCGTAGCGACAAGAATTTTATCTGATTTGCTCAAGAAGGGAGCAATAATTACAGTAAATCAAGATGAATATCTAGTTGAAGCATTTAAAATCGCTACTAAATTACTGTTTATGACGCCTTATTTATAGCCTTAGCTAAACCCATGAAAACTGGGTTAATAACTCCTGACGAGAAACAGTATGACGCGTCTCTGAAAGAAGGGACAAAATCGCGGTTTATTTAAAGAGTTAACAAAGAATTTAAACACTCTTAGTCATTAGTGTTTGCACTTCTTGTTTAGATAACAGTTCCTTGGTTTGAGCCCAATAGGATTTAACGTGTAACGAAATATTTCGCTCTTTTCTTGTATAGATTGCTAGTCATTATTCTCATTAATATTAATTCTAACTAAGTCCTGGACGTTGTTAAGCAGTTCAAGCAAGTCCCCAAAGTTATTTTTTAAAAATTCTATAATTTGGTTTATAAGGTTTAACGTGTCTCTGTCCTGACCTAACAGTTTGTACCCCAATGATTCGTAGTTTGACGAATCAAATACGGTTTCTAAAATCTTAAATAAATCACCCCGTTCAGATCTAAGCTCATTAAATGCCTCTTTTATCAAGATCGTTAATCTACCGTGTTCACTTACATCTTCGTTCAGATCATTTAAAAAAGAAAGAATTCTCCTCTCATCATGACCAATTTTCTTGAAGATTTCCGGGAGATCCGTTATTTTTATGGTTTGTTTCTCGTCATCTTCATTCAGCCGATTTAAATAGAACGATATAAACATTCTGAGATAACTCGTTTTTAGATTGCTATTTGATAACGATTTGGTTATCAATAGACCTTGGACTAACGATAATAAGCCTGTAATTATAGTCATGTAGGCTTTTGAAGCTTTTTCAATTGACTGGTGAAGAAAATATATCGAAAAAAATAGCTTCGAATCACAATCAATAGGTAACTGATCGGTACTGGAGTCGAGGAAATAAACTGCCAGCTTTAAATCATCATTCGAATAGTCAAGTAAAGATTTGCTGTAATTATAGACACTGTTCCAGTCCAGCTTAAATACACCCTAAAGTCCTCTTACCCACATCTATAGCCTTCTTAATTTCATCGGCGGTAAGATGCGGCTTATAAAATCCCACGTTTACTAAAGCATCGTTATCGCATAGCCAACCTTTTAATACAAGGTAACTCAATGCTTCTAATTCTCCCGGGGTCAGTTCAACTACTATCTTCATCTTTTCCGCTACTTCACGTTCTTTGTCGGTGAGTTCGTGAGTAGTCTTTAGTTCCTTAACGATATCGGCGTTACTATAATAATCCATAGCTAGACCCGGAGAATACGGCCCCCTAAGATACTCACTAAAACTGTAACCCAAATTAAGACCCAGCTTTTCCATAATAAATACGTATTTCTGTAATCTGAGCCTGTCCTCAAACGAGTTCTTCGCGTCCAGTTTGAGGTCTGGTTTAGCATATTTCAGGATTGCCAGAACAACGTCTATACGACCCATGACCCCTCCCCTCATTACCTCTATAATACATAAATATTATGTTATATTAGTGTTTTACGTGTTAATTAAATTTTTTCGGAGTACGGCAGTAAAAGAACGACTACGTTTCCCTACATCGGTAAATTATCTTTGTCGAGAATAGTCTAGTTACAGAGGAGGCTGGTGATAATGCCCGAATTTTTTAAAAATACTCAAAGTCTTATTTCATTCAATCTTGATTATTATATTTATTGTATTTTAGAAAAATTATTCAAATTATATGATAGATTTCCTATGCCCTAAAGTTTAGGGCATTCTACTTCTTCAAGGAACTCCTTTACATTTTATACTGTCGTAAGTAGGGACTTTCTTCACATGTAGACACGGGAAATCTAATGTAGCATTATCACAATACATTGAGACCTTAAGAATATTAACTCTATTCAACTTGATCCTTGGTTCGACAAATTGCATATCAAGACCCAGATCTTATTACAGAGAAATTTTCCCTGTCAGTCTTAACTATAAATACAAGATCCGTTAGCATCACGTATATTGTAAGCATATACACTCTACTGCCGTATCTGTATCAATTATTTTAAATCTCTCCTCATTTTACTCTAATATGTAAAGTAGTATCATTGTTCTTAGTGGCAAACTGTCGAAATAGACGCGTAACTTTCTACCGCCTCCTACAAAAGCTTGTAAACAGTTATTAACTGATCCTATTTACTCAATTCGGACTTCAAAAAACGCACTTTACTTGTGAGGGCGTCCTTAGCGCGTTCTCGTTCCTCATATAACGAATATGCTCGGTAGGTGTGGTAAACATTAATAATTTATTTTAGATAGAAAATATAGAAATGTGTTCTTTGGAAGGGGAGTGATGAGATACAACATCCCTAACGTAGATGGTACTTCGTAAAATAACAGGGTTATACCCC belongs to Stygiolobus caldivivus and includes:
- a CDS encoding type II toxin-antitoxin system VapC family toxin, coding for MSDPHYVDTNVILSLVEEDPNYEKAIRIRDIRNLVTGEVTVLELNSFYSRKLKDEIKAKAAALYSLKFSDVRVTEVDWNRLLRKSEELSLRLQLKTLDILQISSATLIGAPYFLTFDKDILGKKELVKMYTGIEVNELSKLG
- a CDS encoding VapB-type antitoxin gives rise to the protein MVNVVITIKVNEGIAKLIEKMIELGIAKSKNEAVNLLIEYGRVEIEKKIREQEEVMKLVDEWFKNGFPYKKLDTSDLREERYE
- a CDS encoding VapB-type antitoxin — encoded protein: MSTVISVRIKKEIKEELEKHGIDIDQEVRKFLEELYLKVKAKEYVNSWIELLKGVKPSEEGFSERSVREDRESH